The following coding sequences lie in one Rutidosis leptorrhynchoides isolate AG116_Rl617_1_P2 chromosome 4, CSIRO_AGI_Rlap_v1, whole genome shotgun sequence genomic window:
- the LOC139904176 gene encoding developmentally-regulated G-protein 2: MGIIERIKEIEAEMARTQKNKATEYHLGQLKAKIAKLRTQLLEPPKGSSGAGEGFEVTKYGHGRVALIGFPSVGKSTLLTMLTGTQSEAAAYEFTTLTCIPGIIHYNGTKIQLLDLPGIIEGASEGKGRGRQVIAVSKSSDIVLMVLDASKSEGHRQILTKELEAVGLRLNKKPPQIYFKKKKTGGISFNTTMKLTHLDEKLCYQILHEYKIHNAELLFREDATVDDLIDVIEGNRKYMKCIYVYNKIDVVGIDDVDKLARQPNSIVISCNLKLNLDRLLAKMWEAMGLVRVYTKPQGQQPDFGDPVVLSADRGGCSVEDFCNQIHRSLVKEVKYVLVWGSSARHSPQHCGLTHVLQDEDVVQIVKKKEKESEGRGRFKSHTTGPDRIADRVKKAPLKN, encoded by the exons ATGGGGATCATAGAAAGGATAAAAGAGATTGAAGCCGAGATGGCGCGAACCCAAAAAAATAAAGCCACAG AGTATCATTTGGGTCAGCTCAAGGCTAAGATAGCGAAGCTAAGGACACAACTGTTAGAACCACCCAAA GGCAGTAGTGGAGCTGGAGAAGGTTTTGAGGTTACAAAATATGGGCATGGTCGTGTTGCACTTATAGGATTTCCAAG TGTGGGAAAATCAACACTTTTGACCATGCTGACGGGAACTCAATCTGAGGCTGCAGCATATGAGTTTACAACACTTACCTGTATTCCTGGGATTATTCACTACAATGGTACTAAAATTCAATTGCTTGATCTTCCTGGAATCATTGAAGGAGCTTCAGAGGGCAAGGGGCGTGGTAGGCAG GTGATTGCAGTTTCGAAGTCGTCAGATATTGTGTTGATGGTTCTTGATGCTTCAAAA AGTGAAGGACATCGACAGATATTGACAAAAGAGCTGGAAGCTGTTGGCTTGCGTTTGAACAAGAAACCACCACAA ATATATTTCAAAAAGAAAAAAACTGGGGGTATTTCCTTCAACACCACCATGAAATTGACTCATTTGGACGAAAAGCTTTGCTACCAAATTTTGCACGAGTACAAGATTCACAACGCAGAG TTGTTATTTCGTGAGGATGCCACTGTGGATGACCTGATTGATGTTATAGAGGGAAACCGAAAGTACATGAAGTGTATTTATGTGTACAACAAAATAGACGTTGTTGGTATCGACGATGTCGATAAGTTAGCACGGCAACCAAATTCTATAGTCATTAGTTGCAACTTGAAG CTGAATTTGGATAGACTACTTGCAAAGATGTGGGAAGCGATGGGGCTAGTGAGAGTTTATACAAAGCCACAAGGGCAACAACCTGATTTTGGTGACCCTGTGGTCCTTTCTGCT GATAGAGGTGGGTGTTCAGTAGAAGACTTCTGTAACCAAATACACAGAAGCCTGGTGAAGGAAGTGAAATATGTGTTGGTGTGGGGATCAAGTGCAAGGCATTCCCCACAGCATTGTGGCCTAACTCATGTTCTTCAGGATGAGGATGTCGTTCAGATCGTCAAGAAAAAG GAGAAGGAAAGTGAAGGAAGAGGCCGGTTCAAGTCGCATACAACTGGTCCTGATCGTATAGCTGATAGAGTAAAGAAGGCTCCCTTGAAGAATTAG
- the LOC139839418 gene encoding uncharacterized protein: protein MGKSSAGKNPKKSQQTTSKVLRNRTVGVDEKVVESESTDSSDCDAATSKKNDGSKGNDGSLIGLRDDPVPLEDSSNPKEERDMPANHDSSKDNTVAEENIDEDIVSVHSEDSWDEKYGRDASHDCAASPVKAVHGSNIKVPATQEQTQEQPKEQAKKVLYSDIVSDAKVPRKVNFRFIEPISNLDDGVDVAIPLSSVREATERYSHTLYGYFLGKRVAFPVVHNYVMNVWRKYGIEKIMMNSKGFFFFKFSSKQGMMDVMENGPWIIRTIPIILNQWTPSVSLTKEDLTRVPVWVKLHDVPLSGFTEDGLSCIASSIGQPLMLDSYTSTMCMESWGRPNYARALIEIQANKEMKETLVVATPSLMEDGITKGTTKDVVKVEYEWKPPRCPYCEVFGHTKAGCPKAIPVKEPQKQDEDGFVQVNKRYNKGVIIGKKRSNGSVMGFNKPKLVYRPVRKESNSQKEGEKQKASTSGTKKVVNNMFGALNDLDPNEEYDLNIPHVKAKRNGQVVGTLVDEESDVEEETNANKKRSEGASTPVAESRAASHKLQSICNNVCNTWDWTSNANKCSGGTRIILGWNPLLVQLMVLAMTDQVIHCQIRMVHNGSHVFASFVYADNYYVQRRKLWRDLQMHHGFVNDNPWVILGDFNASVSIDESTASGSCMTLAMREFKECLDNIQVDDVNNMGMQFTWNQKPNATTGILKKIDRVLVNDGFLSIYPNAYAIFQPYRKSDHSPSILKIPSLLPVKPKMFRFSNYVADQEGFKQCVVDGWGVIVEGHAMFQVVKRLRYMKKTIRKLMWTKGNIHATVCRLREELDKLQIELDRDPFSLPIREAEANKLKEFNDALWDEERFLKQKAKVQWLKVGDSNSKYFHKVIKCKANRSRINAITNNDGVVVEGAAVAEVFVQHYMEFLGASQPCDQIVNSQSIFVNKLSSEQALHMIRQVTDEEVKAAMFDIGDDKAPGPDGYSSVFFKKSWDIVGHDICKAVKDFFKNGHLLTEINHTILALLPKVETPRLVNDYRPISCCNVLYKCISKIITTRIKGCLDCIVSDNQAAFVPGRRITDNILITQEIVKNYHLNRGVPRCAFKVDIQKAYDTVDWGFLKHILHCYGFHKTMIKWIMKCVSTTSFSISINGEIHGFFKGRRGLRQGDPMSPYLFTLVMECLTLMIKRNIREADSFKYHPMCDQQEIVNVCFADDLFLLAHASTGSVKVISEALDEFKRCSGLVPSLPKSTAYFANVTSGVKNDVLDLMPFIEGSLPVRYLGVPLISSRLYYNDCKSLVDRVRAKISDWKNKYLSFAGRVQLISSVLSSMQGYWSSVFMLPDAIIKDIEKLMRGFLWCQGEMKKGKAKVRWKDVCLPKKEGGLGLKNLKVWNIALISYHVWCVITHKQSLWVRWIHSYRLSNQSFWEVDVPTTASYGWKKILGLREVIRPFIIHKIGRGDCTYAWHDIWSDFGHLSGLFSYREIHQAGFQRLSTVADLWVSNGWNWPTSWTSRFPMLMNIRPPDMNKEDSVFWRDNHGDLIQFSSQVAWESLRPKAPLVSWFSLIWFPQGVPRQAFIMWLLVKEKLKTQDKLKAWDVGSSRHLNDSCALCKTQQDSHDHLFFECPFSMQVWSRVQQNIPLQILSYKWREIMDLLSEVADRQVARVVVSKLLLSASVYFLWQERNARLFKSETRSPDQIFKIIFSSTRLKLMSLKFKDSLHVRDDVSLMEMAVLVKVVDTGTDRVVAACYGGCSCGFVQKWVMIKWEKVYQGGGSSDVVLGVV from the exons ATGGGAAAGAGTTCTGCTGGAAAGAATCCTAAGAAATCACAACAAACCACATCTAAGGTTTTGAGGAATCGTACCGTGGGCGTtgatgagaaagtagtagagagtgaATCGACTGACTCTAGCGATTGTGATGCAGCAACGTCGAAGAAGAATGACGGATCTAAGGGGAACGATGGAAGTCTGATCGGATTAAGGGACGATCCAGTACCTCTTGAGGATAGCTCTAATCCTAAGGAGGAAAGGGATATGCCTGCGAATCATGATTCTTCCAAAGATAATACTGTTGCTGAGGAAAATATTGATGAGGACATAGTTAGTGTTCACTCTGAGGATTCATGGGATGAGAAGTATGGCAGGGATGCGAGTCATGACTGTGCTGCGTCTCCTGTCAAGGCGGTACATGGGAGTAACATAAAGGTACCTGCTACACAGGAACAAACACAAGAACAACCAAAGGAACAAGCAAAGAAGGTATTGTATAGTGATATTGTTTCTGATGCTAAGGTCCCTAGAAAAGTTAATTTTCGATTTATTGAACCTATTAGCAACTTAGATGATGGAGTTGATGTTGCTATTCCGTTATCTTCTGTTCGGGAAGCGACAGAAAGGTATAGCCATACTTTATATGGTTATTTCTTGGGAAAAAGGGTTGCATTCCCGGTTGTTCACAACTATGTCATGAACGTTTGGAGGAAGTATGGAATTGAGAAAATAATGATGAATTCGAAAGGTTTTTTCTTTTTCAAGTTTTCTAGTAAACAAGGAATGATGGATGTTATGGAGAATGGTCCATGGATTATTCGGACAATTCCAATTATTTTGAACCAATGGACACCTTCGGTATCGCTTACAAAGGAGGATCTTACAAGAGTCCCGGTGTGGGTAAAGTTGCATGATGTGCCTTTATCGGGGTTCACGGAAGATGGGTTGAGTTGCATAGCGTCTAGTATTGGTCAACCATTAATGTTGGATTCATATACGAGTACCATGTGTATGGAATCTTGGGGGCGACCTAACTATGCGAGGGCGTTAATTGAGATCCAAGCTAACAAGGAGATGAAAGAAACTCTTGTAGTTGCGACTCCTAGTCTAATGGAGGATGGTATAACGAAAGGGACTACGAAGGATGTAGTTAAGGTTGAGTATGAATGGAAGCCACCGAGATGTCCATATTGTGAGGTATTTGGTCATACTAAAGCAGGCTGCCCTAAAGCTATTCCTGTTAAAGAACCGCAAAAACAAGATGAGGATGGTTTCGTGCAGGTGAATAAACGTTACAATAAGGGAGTGATTATCGGCAAGAAGAGAAGTAATGGTAGTGTAATGGGTTTTAATAAACCCAAGCTGGTATATCGTCCTGTTCGTAAAGAAAGTAATAGTCAGAAGGAAGGAGAGAAGCAGAAGGCAAGCACAAGTGGTACTAAAAAAGTAGTCAATAATATGTTTGGTGCTCTAAATGATTTGGACCCAAATGAGGAATATGACCTGAATATACCCCATGTAAAAGCGAAACGTAATGGCCAGGTTGTGGGAACTCTAGTCGATGAGGAGAGTGATGTAGAAGAGGAAACAAACGCCAATAAGAAGCGATCTGAGGGTGCAAGCACACCCGTTGCGGAG TCCCGTGCAGCATCGCATAAACTGCAGTCGATATGTAATAATGTTTGTAATACGTGGGATTGGACGTCGAATGCTAACAAATGTTCTGGTGGCACTCGCATTATTTTAGGGTGGAATCCGTTGTTAGTTCAGCTTATGGTTTTGGCTATGACGGATCAGGTTATTCATTGCCAGATCCGTATGGTTCATAATGGGAGTCACGTGTTTGCTTCGTTTGTTTATGCGGATAATTATTACGTGCAAAGGCGAAAGTTATGGCGGGATCTTCAGATGCATCATGGGTTTGTTAATGATAATCCTTGGGTTATTCTTGGAGACTTTAATGCTTCAGTTAGTATTGATGAATCAACTGCGAGTGGCTCGTGTATGACTCTAGCTATGCGTGAGTTCAAAGAATGCTTAGATAACATTCAAGTTGATGATGTGAATAACATGGGCATGCAATTTACGTGGAATCAAAAACCTAATGCTACAACGGGTATTTTGAAGAAAATTGACCGTGTTTTAGTCAACGATGGGTTTCTTTCTATTTACCCTAATGCTTATGCTATATTTCAGCCATATAGAAAATCGGATCATAGTCCTTCAATATTGAAAATTCCTTCCTTGTTGCCTGTTAAACCAAAAATGTTTCGATTTAGCAATTATGTAGCGGATCAGGAGGGATTTAAACAATGTGTTGTGGATGGTTGGGGTGTTATTGTGGAGGGCCACGCAATGTTTCAAGTGGTTAAGCGTTTGAGATACATGAAAAAAACCATTAGAAAACTTATGTGGACGAAAGGGAATATTCATGCAACCGTTTGCAGGCTTCGAGAGGAGTTAGACAAATTACAAATCGAGTTGGATCGTGACCCTTTTTCGTTACCTATTCGAGAAGCAGAAGCAAATAAGCTGAAAGAATTTAATGATGCTTTATGGGACGAGGAACGTTTTTTAAAACAAAAAGCTAAGGTGCAATGGTTAAAGGTTGGTGACAGCAACTCTAAATATTTTCACAAAGTGATTAAATGTAAAGCCAACAGAAGCCGAATAAATGCTATTACGAATAATGATGGGGTTGTAGTTGAGGGAGCTGCTGTTGCTGAAGTTTTTGTTCAGCACTATATGGAGTTTCTAGGTGCTTCGCAACCCTGTGATCAGATTGTAAATTCACAGTCCATTTTTGTGAATAAACTTTCGAGTGAGCAAGCGCTTCATATGATTCGTCAAGTTACAGATGAGGAAGTGAAAGCTGCTATGTTTGATATAGGAGATGACAAAGCTCCTGGTCCGGATGGGTATAGTTCTGTATTTTTCAAAAAATCATGGGATATTGTGGGTCACGATATATGCAAAGCGGTTAAAGACTTCTTTAAGAATGGTCACTTACTTACTGAAATAAATCATACCATTTTAGCTTTGCTTCCAAAGGTTGAAACTCCAAGATTGGTTAATGATTACCGCCCAATCTCATGCTGTAATGTGCTTTATAAGTGTATCAGTAAGATCATTACAACAAGGATAAAGGGGTGTTTGGATTGTATTGTGAGCGACAACCAAGCAGCTTTTGTCCCGGGTCGTCGTATCACTGATAATATTTTAATTACTCAGGAGATTGTGAAAAATTATCACCTTAATAGAGGAGTGCCCCGGTGCGCCTTCAAGGTGGATATCCAGAAAGCGTATGATACGGTGGACTGGGGATTTCTGAAACATATTCTACATTGTTATGGTTTTCATAAGACCATGATAAAATGGATAATGAAATGTGTGTCCACTACTTCGTTTTCTATTAGTATTAATGGGGAGATCCATGGATTCTTCAAAGGGAGGAGAGGGTTGCGGCAGGGAGACCCAATGTCCCCTTATTTGTTTACATTGGTGATGGAATGTCTGACTCTGATGATAAAGAGAAATATTCGTGAAGCCGATTCTTTCAAATACCACCCTATGTGTGATCAACAGGAGATTGTGAATGTGTGCTTTGCTGATGATTTATTTTTATTGGCTCATGCTAGTACAGGTTCGGTGAAGGTTATCTCAGAAGCCTTGGATGAATTTAAAAGATGCTCTGGTTTGGTTCCGAGTCTTCCCAAGAGTACAGCCTACTTTGCTAATGTTACTTCAGGGGTAAAGAATGATGTGCTTGATTTGATGCCATTTATTGAAGGTTCTCTTCCGGTCAGATACCTAGGTGTGCCGTTGATCTCTTCTCGGTTATATTATAATGATTGTAAATCCTTGGTCGATCGGGTAAGAGCTAAGATTAGTGACTGGAAGAATAAATACTTATCTTTCGCCGGAAGAGTTCAGTTGATTTCGTCGGTGTTGTCCTCCATGCAAGGTTACTGGTCCTCTGTTTTTATGTTACCGGATGCCATTATAAAGGATATCGAAAAGCTTATGCGTGGTTTTTTGTGGTGTCAAGGAGAGATGAAAAAGGGTAAGGCTAAGGTTAGATGGAAAGATGTTTGTCTCCCAAAGAAGGAAGGAGGTTTGGGTCTAAAAAATTTGAAAGTTTGGAATATTGCGCTTATTTCGTATCATGTGTGGTGTGTAATCACACATAAACAATCTTTGTGGGTTCGTTGGATCCACTCATATAGGCTTTCAAACCAGAGTTTTTGGGAGGTCGATGTTCCAACAACAGCTAGTTACGGGTGGAAGAAAATTTTGGGTCTGAGAGAGGTGATCCGTCCTTTTATCATTCATAAGATTGGTAGAGGGGATTGTACTTATGCTTGGCATGATATTTGGAGTGACTTTGGTCACCTAAGTGGGTTGTTTTCTTATAGAGAAATTCATCAAGCAGGTTTCCAGAGGTTGTCTACTGTTGCGGATTTGTGGGTGTCAAATGGTTGGAATTGGCCAACTTCTTGGACCAGTCGTTTCCCGATGCTAATGAATATCCGTCCGCCTGATATGAATAAAGAGGATTCTGTGTTTTGGAGAGACAATCATGGAGATTTGATTCAGTTTTCTTCTCAGGTGGCATGGGAATCTTTACGCCCCAAAGCCCCGTTGGTTTCATGGTTTTCTCTTATTTGGTTTCCCCAAGGAGTTCCTCGTCAGGCTTTCATCATGTGGCTTCTTGTTAAAGAAAAGTTGAAGACTCAGGATAAGCTAAAAGCTTGGGATGTTGGGTCGTCGAGGCATTTGAATGATTCATGTGCATTATGCAAAACTCAGCAGGATTCCCATGATCATTTATTCTTCGAATGCCCGTTTTCTATGCAGGTCTGGAGCCGAGTTCAACAAAATATTCCATTGCAGATTTTGAGCTATAAGTGGCGTGAAATTATGGATCTGTTAAGCGAAGTGGCTGATAGACAAGTGGCTCGAGTGGTTGTTTCGAAACTCCTGTTGTCCGCTTCAGTTTATTTCTTATGGCAGGAAAGGAATGCAAGGTTGTTCAAGTCAGAAACAAGGAGTCCAGATCAGATTTTCAAGATTATATTCTCGTCTACGAGGCTCAAGTTAATGTCCTTAAAGTTTAAGGACTCGCTCCATGTCC GTGATGATGTTAGCTTGATGGAGATGGCTGTTTTGGTGAAGGTTGTAGATACAGGTACAGATCGTGTAGTAGCAGCATGTTATGGTGGCTGTTCGTGTGGTTTTGTTCAGAAATG GGTGATGATCAAATGGGAGAAGGTTTATCAAGGTGGTGGTTCAAGTGATGTAGTTCTTGGTGTCGTGTAG